Proteins from one Scleropages formosus chromosome 14, fSclFor1.1, whole genome shotgun sequence genomic window:
- the il2rga gene encoding interleukin 2 receptor, gamma a — protein sequence MLLLVLVLLSAVSLGGCSSRSIKKVGCLIINLQYINCTWDPWSQRFNYSFHSKFGKEKNYSECPWYLWMDRYTVGCQMPYTLGRRFDKLHIRLSHGNISMQEIHDLRQEVKLDTPHNLSVEFKNSTGLWFSWSTIELKNCIESVVRYKKDAHSWMDSLPTQSNYFNVPLPSEYSMYTFQVKVHISSLCSSSNFWSDWSSPVSWGPVKSYDSETPEIPSISQVLIYSVLGGMILFALACVLIQYERLKVIFIPAVPNPGKNLEDLFLTYNGNVEEWLHISKEFADGFKPNFSESVCPVREYRLLPQESESSSECSLHNLTDLSDCLSTSCFSSTSTLPVPLEDTPPASV from the exons ATGCTGCTGCTCGTCCTCGTGCTCCTGTCCGCTGTGTCCCTCGGCGGCTGCAGCTCGCGCTCCATCAAAA AGGTGGGCTGTCTGATTATCAATCTTCAGTATATAAACTGCACTTGGGACCCTTGGAGCCAGCGGTTTAACTACTCCTTCCACAGCAA GTTTGGGAAGGAAAAGAACTATAGTGAATGTCCATGGTACCTGTGGATGGACAGGTACACCGTAGGTTGCCAAATGCCATATACCCTAGGCAGAAGGTTTGACAAGCTGCATATCAGACTGTCCCATGGTAACATCAGCATGCAGGAGATCCATGACCTCCGACAAGAGG TGAAGCTGGACACTCCTCACAACCTGTCTGTGGAGTTCAAGAACAGCACTGGGCTGTGGTTCTCCTGGAGCACAATTGAGCTAAAAAACTGTATAGAGAGTGTGGTGCGCTACAAGAAGGACGCTCACTCGTGGATG gaCTCCTTACCGACTCAGTCGAACTACTTCAATGTTCCACTTCCCTCtgaatacagtatgtacacattCCAAGTGAAGGTGCACATCAGTAGTCTTTGTAGCTCGTCCAACTTCTGGAGTGACTGGAGCTCGCCGGTATCCTGGGGCCCGGTAAAGAGTTACGATTCAG AAACTCCTGAGATTCCCAGCATCTCCCAGGTGTTGATATACTCTGTGTTAGGTGGCATGATCCTCTTTGCGTTGGCTTGTGTGCTGATTCAGTACGAGAG ATTAAAGGTCATCTTCATTCCAGCAGTACCCAATCCTGGCAAAAATCTGGAAGACCTCTTCCTTACCTATAATGGAAATGTTGAG GAATGGCTTCACATCTCCAAAGAGTTCGCGGATGGCTTCAAGCCCAACTTCTCCGAGTCTGTCTGTCCCGTTCGAGAGTACCGCCTCCTTCCGCAGGAGTCGGAAAGCAGCTCTGAGTGTTCCCTTCACAACCTGACAGACCTGTCCGACTGCCTGTCAACTTCCTGCTTCAGTTCTACGTCCACGCTCCCTGTGCCGCTGGAAGACACACCTCCGGCTTCAGTGTAA